The Crocosphaera sp. UHCC 0190 DNA segment TTAAAGACCAGGTTTTAGCCATGTTAGCTCATGACTTACGTAGTCCCCTCACTGCGGCCTCTATTGCGGTTGAAACCCTGGAACTAGCTCAGAATCAAGAAAATACGGCCCGTCATCACAAACTCAAAGAACAACTTCATCAACAGGCCCGTAAACAGTTTCGGGTGATGAACCGTCTGATTACGGACATTTTACAGGCCTCGAAAAGCATGAATGCTCAGTTAGAGGTACACCGCAGTCAAGTTAATCTACCTGCTTTGTCGGAAGAAATTTTATGCCAATACCAAAATTTATTGGCCGAAAAAACCTTAAAATTGATTAAGGACATCCCTCAAGATGTACCCGAAGTCTACGCAGACGAAGAATTAATTCGTCAGGTGATTGTCAACCTGCTTGAGAATGCGATTAAATATACCCCAGAGGGAGGAGAAGTGACTGTCTCAATTCTCCATCGTACTACCCAAAAAATACAGGTTAGTGTTTGTGATACCGGGCCAGGCATTCCCGAAGAAAAGCGGGAGCGAATTTTTGAAGGTCATTTCCGGTTAAAACGAGATCAAGGAAAAGAAGGCTATGGATTAGGTCTTTCTCTCTGCCGTAAAATTGTTCGTGTTCACTATGGCCAGATTTGGGTTGATAGTGTTTTCGGACAAGGCAGTTGTTTTCATTTTACGTTGCCTGTATATCGTTAAGGGGAACCATGGGTAATCTATTGATGAGGTGTGGTAGGTTCGTCTCACTAACTGAAAAGACAATATTCGCTCAATAATTTAACGGATATGCGTAAAGCCTTAATTATCGTCAATGCTGAAGTAAAAGCAGAAGGTACAATCTATTTGGCCTCCCCTGCAACGGAAAAAATGGTGATGGCCCTGGAAGCGGCGATCGCGGCTGATTCCCCCAAGACTCAAGTTGAGGTGATGGCGGCCGCTACTTTGTGGTCAAAAAACTTCAAAAGCCAAAAACCTGATGCTAATTTGCTCTATTGTCCCCTAACCATTGATATTCCTGCTTGGTTGCCCTTTCCAGGACAAAAAATTTATCAAGATTGTAAGGACGTTAAGGCCAGACGGCAATGGGTTGAAAAAAAACTGGGCCACAAAACCACTATTGGCGATACTTGGTTAGGGGATTTATGGTTACCTGTCGCTTTAACCCCAACGGAATTAGTCTATGGGGAAGTGATTGGGGAAGGAGCATTTCCTAATTCTTATGAGCAACCGATCAACCTTGATCGGGGTTTGCGTCGTCCTTTGTACGATTTAGCCCAAGGATTATTGGAATCCCTAGATGCGCCGCCTTCTGTTTACCTGCTGCAATTTCGGTTAAAAGGTCAGACCATTGTTTTTGACCGTTTATGGCCGTTTCCGGCTGCCCCCACTATCGCCTCTGTAAGATCTCAGCAACCTAATTTATTTACCTGCTATTGGCGTTGTTTAACCCATCAACCCATTGCTAATCTGACAGGCACTCCTGTCTAATTTTTCGCTAAAAAGGCTACAATACTAACATTGTAGCTGATTTCCAGGGAACTAGCATCAAGAGAGTTAACAGAAAATCTTGTCGCTCGTTCCCGATTCCTTTGTAATCATTAAATTGATATGTTAATTAAATGGAGTGAGTCGGTTAAAGATGGGGTTGAAGCGAGTAAACAGATCTTTGAATTAGCCAGAGTTCTCAAAGAAAATAAGGATAACGAAACTTTTAAAGAAGTCGTTTCTCAGGTTTCTTCTCTGCTGGATATTTTAAATGCTCCCTTGGGTCAAGTGGCGGCGGCTTCTTTACCTTTTGTTTCCATTGCCACTGGTATTATAACTTATATTGTTGAGAAAAATCAACAAGAACTAACCCTAGAACAAAGTATTGGATTAGTGGCACAAACCGCCTATTTAGAAAGTATTCAAAGTTTTTTTAGAAGTCATTTTGACTTGACACAAACCTTAAGTAAAGATCCCGCATTAGCAGCCACATCTCAAAAAATTAAACAGTTAGGTCAAACCCTCAATGTCGAACGAGAAGAGGCTGAACAAGCCTTAGTTTGTTTTCATGAATCAAAGTTAGCTAAACAATTTAATGACTTACTACAAACAAGATTAGAAGAATCAGGTATTTCTGAAAATAAAGCTAAAATTATTGTTGAAAGGATTTCTCGAAAAACCCATCGTTACCTTAAACCAAACTTTGCTAAGATCAAAGATAAAATACACAAATTATCTCCTATTTATGGCAAAAATTGGCAACAAGAACTAACTTTTAATTATGGCATAGAAAAATATCTTAAAGAGAAAATTGACCAAGAGCCTTTAGGGACAATTTTTGCTGAATCCTTTAGTTTTCATGATCTTTATGTAACCTTAAAAGTTCAAGGTGTAACTAAGGGAATCATTGATGACAATGCCCCCTATGAAAATATCGAAACTTGGGCAATTAATCATTTATTGAATCCTCATCAAGTGGGCAAAGTTTTGTTTATTCAGGGGCAGTCAGGAGGAGGAAAGAGCGTCTTTTGTCGAATATTTGCGGGAAGAATCAGACAATATTTACATCCCATTTATACCCCGATTTTAATTCGATTACGAGATATTAAAACTATTGAGAATAACTTTGAAAAAACCTTGGCATCTGCTATTGGTTGGGAATTTGCTACAGGTGATCACAATTGGTTAACTGATAAAAATACTCGCTTTCTTTTTATTTTAGATGGTCTTGACGAACTAATTTTAGAATCAGGTAAAAAAGATAGTTTACAAGTTTTTTTAGATCAGGTTGCCCATTTCCAACAACAATGTCAAGAAAATCCCGAACAAGGTCATCGTATTATTATAACAGGAAGACCTTTATCCCTTTACGGAATTGACGGGTTAATGCCCAATAATTTAGAATGGGTTAATTTAGCATTAATGGATGATGAAACCCAAAGCAAATGGTTAGAAAAATGGGAGCAAATAGTTGGTCTAGAAGAAGCACAAGAATTTCGTCAATTTTTATTTAATCAGCGTTGTCCTCAAACTATTAAAAAATTATCAAGAGAACCCTTGTTGTTGTATTTATTAGGAGCAATGCACCGAGATAAACAGGTGAATTTAGACAATTTTATTAGAGGAGAAGAAGAACAAGTCAAGGTCAATATTTATCAAAAAGCCATTGCTTGGATATTAACAAAACAACGGAACAAAAATCTTAACGAACAACTTTCTTCCTTAGAAATTGAAGATTTACATAGTGTTTTAGCGGAAGCAGGATTTTGTGTTTTACAATCAGGAAAAGAAAATGCTTTAATCCGAACAATTGAAGATCGCTTATTAGAAAAAGGTGATGAAAGTGCCAAAGAATTAATTGAAAAAGCGAGACAAAGTAAAGAAAAAAATTCCCTTAAAAATGCTTTAGCTGTTTTTCATTTTAAAAAATCAACCGATGTTAATAATCCTATAGAATTCTTTCATAAGAGTTTTGGAGAATTTTTGGCATCAGAATGTTTAGTAGAAAGTATGGAAGAATGGACACAAAAAGGAGGTAGTAGTAAAAAGACTTATTTTGTTAAAGATAGAGAATTTAGATGGCAAGTTTATGACTTATTTGGAGGAGGATATTTAAACCCTGAAGTGATGAGTTATTTGATGCCATTATTAAGACAAAGAAACATCAATTGGGTGACATTGTATGAAAGATTATATGAGTTTTATTTAAGTTGGAGTGACGGAGAATTTATCGAAGCACTGGATAGTTCGGATGATATGTTACCCTTGAAAAAAGCCAGGCAATTACAGAAATATGATTTAAAAAGAGGCCAGAGACAGGTGGATATTTGTACGGGATTAAATGTTTTAATTTTACTCTTAGAAATTAATCGCTATGCACAAAGTAATGAAATATTAAAAGATAAGATTAGTTTTTATCCCTGGGGAAATCCAGATATTAAAACGGAATTTGATGGTGATCGCTTACCAAGAATTATGGGTTATAGTGAGTGTTTAGGTAAGGATAAATTTAGGATTATTCTGGGCAAGTTTTTAGAAAATGTAAACTTCCAAGAGATTAATATAATGAATTAGAAAAGGATTAATTCTCAGAATAATTAATCTAAAATCAGTGAAAGATTAAGGGTAAGATAAGACCTATAATAATAATGATTGAACCCGTCACTAAAGAACCAAATCGAGGATAGCTGTTGACAGTTTTTTTGCCAGTTGATAACTCAATTAAATCTAGCCAAGGAGAAACACCCCTGCGAAACCATCCCACCGAACCGACAGAATTATCAATTAAATTTTTAACTTGAGTTGTACCAAACAAGAAATTACCAATGGCACCAAAACGAGAAGCATAACGGATAAAAATCATTCCCGTTCTATCTTGTAATTTCAAGTCAGAACCAAAGGCATAACCTGCATCACCGCGACCAATTAATTTACCTTTGAGTCGGACAGGTTTACCCCTGACAGGACTACTGTAGGGATCACACATTAAAGTAAACATATCTGAGTCAGGAGACTTTTGAAAATCAGGATAGATAAAGATAGTTTTTAGGATTAATCCTGAGCCAAAACCAAAGGTCAGAAAACTGAATAAAAGGACTGTGTTTTTGGTATTATTTATCATAATCATGCCAATAATAAATCCTAATAATCCCCCAATAATATGACTATTTCCTATAATTAATTCCAAGAAAAAAGTCTTTAAAAGTTTATTTTTATTGAGTTTATTTCCTTCTTTAATAATGCTGGCTATATTAAACTGAGAATCAATGCCCATTTGCTCAGCATAAGTACATAATGCTTGAATTCTTTTTCCCGTTAAGGGGTGAGTAGAATTTAACTCAGTTAATTTAGCCCAAGGATTAAATAAATCCCAAATAAATACTTTTCCTAACCGTTGAGAATCCGAAGTAATTCGATAAACTGTTCCCGCAGATGCTGCTGCTTTTGCATCACAAATTCCTAAAGCGCGGGTTCCTTGCATTAATTGACTGGGTTCTGGATTTTTGCTGTATTCTTCTGTAATACCATAAGCAATTTTAATCAATGCCCGTGACAGTCCATTAGGGTTTCCAGTCATTTCTGCGGCAAAATGATCTGCATAATATTCCCTGGTTCTCGACAAATAAAGCATTAAATAAGTGCCAATCACATAGAAAATATAAGCAGCAACTGAGGCTAATTTAACAGCATACTCTAACTTATTATCACCATCTCCTCCATTCCCTAATTTCCTAGCAAATAAATAAATTAAATAAGTAATTTGTACTAAGGTAGCACCCAAGGTCATAATAGCAAAATCCCAATGAACAATATGCCCTAATTCATGAGCATAAACTGCGGCAATTTCATCATCATCGAGATAAGTAAATAATCCTTGACTCACAACTACACGGGCATTACTAGGAAAGGAACCATAGGTGAATGCAGTGGGGTTTTGATCGTCAATAATTCCTAAACGGGGATGAGATAATTGTCTCTCTCGACAGATACGCAAAATCACTTCTGCTGCTTCGGGACTTTGACGTTTAATTTCTGCTAAATTGACCCAACGGGTTTTGTAAAGCCATTGTTGGGTAAAATCCATGATCAAGGGAGAAAGGAAAAATGTGACCCCATTAAACACTAAAGTAACAGCAATCGAGATTATTAATCCCAGACCAGGGTTTTTGTTATCGACAATAAAAAATAGACCAAGACACAATGATAAAACCATCCCCAACAGTAGAATAATGGTAAAACCAGAGGCGAATTTCAGACTATCAGCGATTTTAGGCATCATTAACCTAATTCCTGTCTGATTACCTCTTCCTGCTATCTGATAAAATTGGGGAGAATTGTCCTCTTGACGATTAGTAATAGTATCCTTACTAACCATACACAGAAAACTTTGGGCCCAATCTCGAATTTCTGTATTAGAATGTTTAACCAAAGTTTGGGTTAAGGCGATCGCTTTCTCTTGTTGACCATTTCCTCGATAGGCCCTGGCTAAAGCGATTAACCCTTGGATATAAAAGGGTGATTGCCGATCTTCATAATTCTGGCAAAAATTAGCGAGTAGGGCAACTGCTTCGGAATATTGTTGTTTTTGCAGGGCCTGCTGTCCGTCATTCAGTAAATTTAGTGACATAGGTTGTCTCTGGGATTGAAAAGAGAGGCATCTATCCTTAGAAGTACCCAATGTTTCCAGAAAAATTAACACCCTTAACAAAACAACAAGAAATCAATGCTGACATCTTATTGAAGTAGAGCAATTTTTATCCATTTGAGTTCTTTTTCACCTAAAGGCAATTTTAAGCAGAGGCTTGATATAATTGTCTTTTGTAAATAGACCATCAAAATTGATAAACTAGCAACTACCCAGAATTCGGGTATAACTTGAGGATTAATGGCAAATATTCTTACCAGAGGCTTCCAATAATATAAAAAGAAAATATGCCAGAGATAAATCCATAAAGATGAACTACCTAGATAAATAAACCATTGTTCTAGATGGGTTGTTTTGAGAAATTTAGAATGATTTTTACTGACATAAGTGGCCATTACATAAAAAATAATTGTCATCAAAATACTGTAAGAAATATAATAAAGTGTCGGGGGATATTTGTATTTTTGAGTTAAGACAAAAGAGCCAGTATCTTGACTATAATTTATCGCTAGAGTCACAAAGATTACAGCAAATCCTAACGCTATTGTTAAGAGTTTCTTCTGAGTAATTTGAGTGATGACAATTCCTAAAGCGAATAAAAGACTATAGGGAATAAGTAACATAATTATTTGAGACATCAACAAACTTACAAAAATTCTTTGATACAAAAAATCGCTAAAACTTGATATTTGAGTGAAAGACAAACTATTAAACCAATAGACGAAGTCATCCAGAATAAAGCACCAGAAACTATCACCATTAAAGGAACATCAAAGTTTCTCAGTTGATAAATAAAAACCTCAGTTTTTGGCAAAGTATGAGCGAGTATAATACAAAATATGCCAAGGGTTTTTAGAATATCGAACTCTAAGGAACGAGTCCGAATAACCCTTGGGTTCAACTCATTAAAATGAGCATTAGAATTAGGTAAGGTCATATTTTTGTAAAGTTTATGGAAACAGGTATTATCAACCTTATCAGAAAATCGTATAATAGGAACAATACCGTCAAGATTTTAATCTATGACCGAAACCCTAGCGATTACTACATCTAACCTCACCAAGCAATTTGACCGTCAAGTTGCCATTAATAAGGTAGAATTACAAGTCGAAAGCGGCGAAGTTTATGGGTTAATTGGTCCCAATGGTGCGGGTAAAACGACCTTAATCCGAATGTTAGCCGCAGCAGAAGAACCCACCACAGGAGAAATTTATATCTATGGCGATCGCTTATTACGAGATAATAGTCATCCCCGTCTCAAACAAAAATTAGGCTATCTTCCTGATGATTTTCCCTTATATGAGGATCTCAATGTTTGGGACTATTTAGATTATTTTGCTCGACTATATCATCTCAAATCCTTGAATCGTCGTCGTCGGGTTCAAGAAGTCTTAGAATTAGTCCAATTAACGAGTAAACGAGACAGTCGCATTAATACCTTATCACGGGGAATGAAACAGAGGTTAAGTTTAGCTCGTACTATTTTACATGATCCGCTTTTGTTATTATTAGATGAACCTGTTTCTGGTTTAGATCCCATTGCGAGAATGCAGTTTAGAGAGATTATTCGGGTACTGCAAACCATTGGTATGACAATTTTAATTTCGTCCCATGTCCTCAGTGATTTAGCTGAATTATGTACATCAGTTGGTATCATGGAACTAGGCTTTTTAGTAGAAAGTACCTCTCTTAAAGAACTGTATCAACGGTTATCCCATCAACAAATTATTATTAAAACTTTAGGAGATTTAGAGGCATTAAAACGAGAAATAAAGCCATTTGCTCAAGTAGAAGAATGGGAAATCATGCCCCATCAAAATAGTTTACGGGTGAATTTTTCGGGAGGTGATGAAGACAGTGCAGAATTATTGCGATCGCTGATTAATGCGGGAATTCCTATCTGTGAATTTCATTGTACTCAAGAAGATTTAGAGTCTATTTTCTTGAAATTAGGACATAAACAGGTTTCTTAAATAATAAGCAATACTCACACAACATTCTAAGAGGAATTATCAATGTTTATCAGTTATTTAGATCGATTAGGAGATTGGAACCCTCAATTATTTCGGGAAGTCAAAGGCAGGTTAAACTTCCGAAATTTAGGGATTGCAGGAGCAATTGCTATACTCGGTCAAATCCTACTTTTATTAACCTTTAGTGGACAACTTCCCACAGATCTTGATGCTTTGAATGATCCTCCATTTCAATATAGTCGTTATTGTACAGCAACCGCACCACCAGGGTCTTATGCACCTTATAAACAATTATATTGTATTCAGGATTTATTTGGTAATTGGGTGATTAATTGGCAACTTTGGTGGTTAGATATTTTTAACACCTTAAGCGTAGTTGGTTTAGTTATCCTGTTGACTACTGGTATATTTTTACTGATTGCAGATTTATCACGAGAAGAAAATCGAGGGACTTTTAATTTTATTCGTTTAAGTCCCCGTTCTGCTAATAATATTTTGTTAGGTAAAATTTTAGGGGTTCCCTGTGTTATTTATTTTCTCTGTTTACTCTTATTTCCCTTGCATTTAATTGCCGGATTTCAAGCTCATATTTCTCCTAGCTTGCTATTAGCTTATTATGGAGTAATTATCGCTAGTTGTGGCTTCTTTTATAGTCTAGCTTTACTATTTGGATCAGTCAGTTCAGGGTTAGGAGGATTTCAGTCTTTTCTGGGTAGTGGGGTGATTTTATTCTTCCTATTTATAATGACAAGTATCACCTTTTCTTCTAGTGAATTAGTTTCTCATACTCCCTTAGATTGGATAATCTTGTTTTATCCAGGCAATCTATTATCCTACTTAGTTGAGTCTACCTATCTTCCTCCTGATACAGCAAATTTGCAATACGAAAGTTTTTATAATCTAGCTTGGTATGGACAACAATTGTGGGAAAATCCTATCCTGGGAATTGGCTTCATTTTGGGCAATTATAGTTTATGGACTTATTGGATCAATCAATCCTTAGATCGACGTTTTCGTAATCCTAATGCCACTTGGTTTAGTAAATTAAATAGTTACTATTTGTCAGCAAGTTTCATCATTATTGTGACAGGTTTTGTATTTCAATCGGGACGTAATGGCAATTTTGAACGTCATATTTTTGAGAACTTTGCTGTCTTACAAATATTCATTGTTTTCTTTGCTTGTTTCTTAATGGTTGCCCTAAGTCCGAACCGTCAAACTTTGCATGATTGGGCCAGATATCGCCATCAAAATCAACCTAACCGCCGTTCTCTTTTACAAGAGTTAATCTTAGGAGAAAAAAGCCCCTCAACCCTTGCGATCGCCTTTAATCTAGGGATTATGTTTCTCTATTTAATTCCTGGAATTATTATGGCTCCGATCAACAATTCTTTGGGGGTTTTCGTCGGTTTATTCTTGAGCATGAATGTGATCTTAATTTACGCGGTAATTGGTCAAAGAATTCTGTTACTGAAAATCCCTAAACAAACTTTAGTCGCTGGTGCAGTGGTAGGAATTTTAATGTTTTTCCCGCCCATTTGTTTTAGCATATTAGGGGGACTACCGCATCAATCTTTTACCCCTTGGTTATTTACTTTTTTTAGCATAGCGTTTCTCAATAATCACCTAAAATCTTTACAAATTATGTCAGTTTTGTTCTCCTTATTAAGTCAATGGGGAATCATCGCTTTAGCAGGATTTGAGATGAGTAAACGATTTAAAAAAGTAGGGGAATCTGAAACAAAAGCATTACTGAAATGATGTAAAGTTGTACGGTGGTAAGCTAAAACGCATTTAAAATGCGTTTTAGCAAGGAAAAATGCGAGAGAAATGAAAATTAAAGTTGAAAGAAAAGCAAAAGCTGAAGTTTATGACAAATCAATTATAAAGGTAGATATTGAACTCTGTTAGCTAAATCTTCTGCTTCACTAGCTTTAGCAATAATTTCTAAGTCGCGGATACAATCACCAATAGAAACCCGTGTTTGACGGGCATATATAACTCCTGTAAAATTTCTACCTTCAGTTTGACAAAGATTTGCCTCCACTAAAAAATCTTGATCCTGTGAAAAGATAACACGCTTAATTTCTATGGCACGGTTAAGCACTTCTACATCAGAAATCCCCTTACGATTATCTTCTTGAACTGTTAAGACATCTACACCCCGCCGACGTAACTCTTCTGTAATAGGTTTAGGGATATGCTCATCCATATATAAAGCTATTGTCACTTAAATTAATCCTTGGGCGCGAAGTTTTTTAGACAAAGGAGATTCACCTGCTTCATTTTGTAAGCGTTCCGAATATTGTTCTCGTCGTTCCATATCGGCATCAATTTCTTCTTGATGATCCCAATAATAAGCTAACGCAGAATGAATTTGACTCAAGCTGAGATGAGGATAATTTTCGTGTAATTCTTGAGGAGTCCAATGATAAGCTTTAACTGAGGTAATCAGTTCAACGACTTTCATGGTGGTTCGGGCAATGATGGGAACGTTGCGCTCATCAAGTTGGATATGTTTGTATTCTGTAGTTGTAAGATTCATAGTTTTATCTGATTATTTATTGTTTAAATTAACTTGATTTTAAACCAATTTTTGTCTATTTTTCAAGATTGTTCTTGACTCACTCATTATCTTCTCCAATCTAACATAATCGGGATTATGTCATGATAAATCATGCCACGCTTGATAAAATTCAGGATAGGTTAATGTTTGGGCGCATTTCCAGATAATTTTATAGCAATACTTGAATCTATCTAATTCATTATTAGCCGCAAAATTATGAGGTATAATATTTGAAGGAACATTAGCATTTACGCTAAAAAATTCATCTAGTCTAGACGATATTAGGTTCTTAAGTTCACTGTTTATGAAAGTTATCATTTCTTCATGTGATAGTCCCTTTGATTCGGTTTTCACTCTTGTATCTCCATTATCATTACCATCATTATTTTTATCATCCACTAATAGACATTCTTCAATAAAAGGTAGAATATTCTTGTACAGTTGCTCATCTCTATTTTCAAGTTGACAAATACTAATGTGATCTTTGTCCAAAGACACAATATTAACCCTTGATAACTTTGGATCTGCGCTGTTACAATCAACAACAACTTCGCTAATACGCTTTCCTAACCAATTTGTTTTATTAAGGGGTGTTGCTTGCTGTTCACAAAAAGCTTGTACTTGAATATTTAGGTCATCAAAATTGTTGCGAAACCAGGTATTCAAAGTAAGTAAATTAGGTTGATCTTTTTTCAGAGTCTTGACAAGCTCTGTTGTCTGTAAAATAGAATAGTCTACCAAATTGTAGACCAAAATTTTCTCTTAAGCAATACTTCCCCGTTTCCTTGCTTCCTTATAAGAAGTTCCCACATTTTGTAAACCAACCCGAATCATTTGTTGTTCTAATAATGCAAAAAACCGCACTCTATCTCCACCTCTTATAACTGCTTGGTTATGAGACTCGGCCAAAGCAACAGGATAACCATAACCTTTACTAACTTGAGCTAACATAATTCCTAATGCTTGATTCAATAATGCCTCATCTTCTACTACCCATGCAGGAAATTCCACTCGTGCAATTTCTGTCCCTACATTTACATAACAAAAATAGATACGTTGTGGTTCAGAATACAAGTCTAAAATACGGGCCGAACTTTGCCATAATGGCCCCCTTTCTCCAGGTTCAAGATTTTGTCCCCAAAGGTTAGTATCTCGCAAGGGTTCAATAATTTGACAAGGG contains these protein-coding regions:
- a CDS encoding histidine kinase — translated: MLEPPNLQTTTESAQPALPSIQLLLFVDERPSSHEHIKQIRDYIETVKKDNPCDLEVIEIHEQPHLVEHFRLVATPALVKVAPEPRQTLAGSNLVNQLKKWWPKWQGVLEEQKTINLNHQDENHSSGIINSVGYSAELMRLSDEIFRLKKEKEELLEQLKFKDQVLAMLAHDLRSPLTAASIAVETLELAQNQENTARHHKLKEQLHQQARKQFRVMNRLITDILQASKSMNAQLEVHRSQVNLPALSEEILCQYQNLLAEKTLKLIKDIPQDVPEVYADEELIRQVIVNLLENAIKYTPEGGEVTVSILHRTTQKIQVSVCDTGPGIPEEKRERIFEGHFRLKRDQGKEGYGLGLSLCRKIVRVHYGQIWVDSVFGQGSCFHFTLPVYR
- a CDS encoding NACHT domain-containing protein produces the protein MLIKWSESVKDGVEASKQIFELARVLKENKDNETFKEVVSQVSSLLDILNAPLGQVAAASLPFVSIATGIITYIVEKNQQELTLEQSIGLVAQTAYLESIQSFFRSHFDLTQTLSKDPALAATSQKIKQLGQTLNVEREEAEQALVCFHESKLAKQFNDLLQTRLEESGISENKAKIIVERISRKTHRYLKPNFAKIKDKIHKLSPIYGKNWQQELTFNYGIEKYLKEKIDQEPLGTIFAESFSFHDLYVTLKVQGVTKGIIDDNAPYENIETWAINHLLNPHQVGKVLFIQGQSGGGKSVFCRIFAGRIRQYLHPIYTPILIRLRDIKTIENNFEKTLASAIGWEFATGDHNWLTDKNTRFLFILDGLDELILESGKKDSLQVFLDQVAHFQQQCQENPEQGHRIIITGRPLSLYGIDGLMPNNLEWVNLALMDDETQSKWLEKWEQIVGLEEAQEFRQFLFNQRCPQTIKKLSREPLLLYLLGAMHRDKQVNLDNFIRGEEEQVKVNIYQKAIAWILTKQRNKNLNEQLSSLEIEDLHSVLAEAGFCVLQSGKENALIRTIEDRLLEKGDESAKELIEKARQSKEKNSLKNALAVFHFKKSTDVNNPIEFFHKSFGEFLASECLVESMEEWTQKGGSSKKTYFVKDREFRWQVYDLFGGGYLNPEVMSYLMPLLRQRNINWVTLYERLYEFYLSWSDGEFIEALDSSDDMLPLKKARQLQKYDLKRGQRQVDICTGLNVLILLLEINRYAQSNEILKDKISFYPWGNPDIKTEFDGDRLPRIMGYSECLGKDKFRIILGKFLENVNFQEINIMN
- a CDS encoding zinc metalloprotease HtpX, translating into MSLNLLNDGQQALQKQQYSEAVALLANFCQNYEDRQSPFYIQGLIALARAYRGNGQQEKAIALTQTLVKHSNTEIRDWAQSFLCMVSKDTITNRQEDNSPQFYQIAGRGNQTGIRLMMPKIADSLKFASGFTIILLLGMVLSLCLGLFFIVDNKNPGLGLIISIAVTLVFNGVTFFLSPLIMDFTQQWLYKTRWVNLAEIKRQSPEAAEVILRICRERQLSHPRLGIIDDQNPTAFTYGSFPSNARVVVSQGLFTYLDDDEIAAVYAHELGHIVHWDFAIMTLGATLVQITYLIYLFARKLGNGGDGDNKLEYAVKLASVAAYIFYVIGTYLMLYLSRTREYYADHFAAEMTGNPNGLSRALIKIAYGITEEYSKNPEPSQLMQGTRALGICDAKAAASAGTVYRITSDSQRLGKVFIWDLFNPWAKLTELNSTHPLTGKRIQALCTYAEQMGIDSQFNIASIIKEGNKLNKNKLLKTFFLELIIGNSHIIGGLLGFIIGMIMINNTKNTVLLFSFLTFGFGSGLILKTIFIYPDFQKSPDSDMFTLMCDPYSSPVRGKPVRLKGKLIGRGDAGYAFGSDLKLQDRTGMIFIRYASRFGAIGNFLFGTTQVKNLIDNSVGSVGWFRRGVSPWLDLIELSTGKKTVNSYPRFGSLVTGSIIIIIGLILPLIFH
- a CDS encoding acyltransferase family protein; amino-acid sequence: MSQIIMLLIPYSLLFALGIVITQITQKKLLTIALGFAVIFVTLAINYSQDTGSFVLTQKYKYPPTLYYISYSILMTIIFYVMATYVSKNHSKFLKTTHLEQWFIYLGSSSLWIYLWHIFFLYYWKPLVRIFAINPQVIPEFWVVASLSILMVYLQKTIISSLCLKLPLGEKELKWIKIALLQ
- a CDS encoding ABC transporter ATP-binding protein; the protein is MTETLAITTSNLTKQFDRQVAINKVELQVESGEVYGLIGPNGAGKTTLIRMLAAAEEPTTGEIYIYGDRLLRDNSHPRLKQKLGYLPDDFPLYEDLNVWDYLDYFARLYHLKSLNRRRRVQEVLELVQLTSKRDSRINTLSRGMKQRLSLARTILHDPLLLLLDEPVSGLDPIARMQFREIIRVLQTIGMTILISSHVLSDLAELCTSVGIMELGFLVESTSLKELYQRLSHQQIIIKTLGDLEALKREIKPFAQVEEWEIMPHQNSLRVNFSGGDEDSAELLRSLINAGIPICEFHCTQEDLESIFLKLGHKQVS
- a CDS encoding DUF5615 family PIN-like protein encodes the protein MTIALYMDEHIPKPITEELRRRGVDVLTVQEDNRKGISDVEVLNRAIEIKRVIFSQDQDFLVEANLCQTEGRNFTGVIYARQTRVSIGDCIRDLEIIAKASEAEDLANRVQYLPL
- a CDS encoding DUF433 domain-containing protein, whose product is MNLTTTEYKHIQLDERNVPIIARTTMKVVELITSVKAYHWTPQELHENYPHLSLSQIHSALAYYWDHQEEIDADMERREQYSERLQNEAGESPLSKKLRAQGLI